The genome window GGGGGATGTGACGGAGGCAGTGGAGGCTTATCGAAGTGCGCTGAGTCGGCGGTTGCTATACCCTTTTCGCGGTGAGGTTGAGGAGGCTGTGAAACGGCTGAAAGGTAAGAGGCGAAAGGGCGATCGGGCTAAAGCGTAGAGCCTTGACTTCTTCGGGAAGTCGGGGATCTGAACCTCTCAGAGTGCATTGAGTTAGGAAAAAACAGCCTCTAACTCGAAAAATTCAGAAATTGACCTCTGGATTCGTCTTATAGGTGTAGAGACAGATACTAAAAGGAGGATAATTAAGATGCGTAGATTTTACTAGGAGAATGAAAAATTCTAGCAATAAATCACATTTTTAATATCGTAAAATGTGAGTGAAAATCGATGTAGGGTAGGCACTGCCGTCAGCGCCTACCCTACATCTTTTGTTGCTGACCTCAACTCAATGACTAAATTTTGTGCGATGGGTGGTTCTCGTGCTGAGGGTGGGTTTCATAGGGTGCATTGAGTTAGGGGAAAACTGCCTCTAACTCGAAAAATTCAGAAATTGACTACTGGAATCGTCTTAAGGGTGTAGACACTTCAAGAACCAAGAGACAGCAAAGAGATGGCAAAAGCAAAACTATATACTGACATCAATTATCAAGGACGAACGGTTGATGTCACTTCAGACATAACCGACTTTACAACCATTGATTTTAATGACAAATTGTCGTCTATCATAGTTGAAAGTGGCACATTTACCCTTTACAGTGACGTTTTTTTTCAAGGACGTTCAGTCACTATCTGTTCTAAGGGAGGACCATCAAGCGATGGAAAATACCCCTCTGACATATTCTTAGGAGGGTTGAATGACTATTTTTCATCGATTAGAGTTAACTCTGATGAGCCTAAATAACTAGCGATCGCTCCTCACCATGATTTGATTCAGGAGTCAAGAGAGCATCGCTCCTTGGTTCTAATTTCGTCTAATTGATTGAATGTATCCGTAATATTTTATTCAGATTACTGATGCAGTATGACTGATAATTGCGGTAGGGTGAGCACGGACAGCCCTGTCAAGGTGGTGAATTTGAGCAGGAGAAAAAGGAGAAAACCGCTATTTCACGTTCCGATTTTTCAGACTGCAAGCAAGGAAAATTGCCTGGGGGAGCTTGGGCGCGCGTTGGATAAAGACGCTGAAACGTCGGTCAACCGGTGCCGGCGCGGTGGGCTACAAACTCAACCGGTACGCAGTGCACACCCTACAAAATACGAGATTTCAAGCGGAGAGAGGGACTTTTTGACCACCTTGACAGGGCTGGCATTGCCCACCCTACAGATTGAGAAGCTATCTAGATGAAACCTGCCAAATTCACAATATAAAAATTCCCCCCATCAACCATGCAGCAAATTATTTGGTTTATAAAAACAATAAGTAAATATCTCGGCTCCTACCGATGGCAATTTATTTTAATGTTTGGCTGTCTGATTTTCGATGCAGCCTTTGATTCTGTCCTAAGAGTTAGTTTGAAATTTATTGTTGATGCAGCAATTATTCCTCAAAACTATAAACTTTTAGTTTTAATCATCTCCCTGTTTGGCGTAGGCGCGATTCTCTACACTGTCATTGGTTTACTGGGCAACTTTTTAGGAGCGCGTTTGGGCATTGTCATCATCAACAATATTCGGCGCTCCCTATTCGAGCATCTCCAAAATCTGTCAATGGAGTTTTTTGGGCGACGTTCAGCCGGAGATATTGTCAAATGTCTGATTTCCGACGTACAGCAAGTAGAGAATGGTTTAATTACGATGGGGCTAACCGTCGTTGTTTTAGAAATTAGCAGCATCCTATTTACTACTATTTTCATGTTCTCACTTAACTGGCAGTTAGCTACTCTAACTTGCATTGGTTTAACCATCTGTATCATTGCCCCTGCCCCCATTGCTCAGATGGCTACTTCTCAAGGCTATCATGTGCTACAAAAGGAAGGAGAAATTGCCAGCATTGTTGAAGAAAATATTCTCTCCCAATCTGTTGTCAAACTATTTGGGATGGAACGCCGAGCTACCCAGGATTTTGCCGCTGACTTGAATGACTTGCAACGGGTTTATGTTAGGGCAACATTTTTGTCCTACTTGGTGCAAAAAGTCCCCATGATTCTTTTTGTCATAACCCAGCTTGTGATTTTGAGTATCGGTGCAGTGATGACCTACCGCAATTACATTTCTGTAGGAACTCTAGTTTCCTATCAGGTTTTGTTGTTGGGCTTAAATCTGAATATTATTGGCTTTACGGGTTCGCTTCCAATTGTCATTGATGGAGTAGCCGCTCTACAACGCATCAATGATATTCTGTCAGAAACGCCTGCGGTTCGGGACAGGCTAGATGCGGTTGCATTGCCGCATTTTACCCAAGATATTTGCTTCGATCGTGTCAGCTTTAACTACTCTGCCGAAAGAATGGGGGTGAAAAATCTCTCGCTGAAGATTCGCCGGGGTGAGTATGTCATGTTTGTCGGGCAGAGTGGCGCAGGCAAAAGTACGATTGTGAACTTACTAACGCGCTTTTACGACCCAGATCGAGGACGCATTTTGTTAGATAAAATCGATTTGCGTCATGCAACAGTACGCTCCCTCCGTTCTCAAATTGGACTGGTTTCTCAGGAGGTAATTCTGTTTAACACAACTGTGCGGGAAAATATTCGCATGGGGGATTTAGAAGCCAGTGACGCACAGGTAGAAGCTGCCGCCAAAGCCGCTGAAATTCACGATTTTATTCTTACTTTGCCCCAAGGTTATGACACTCCTGTCGGTGACAGAGGCGGACAATTATCGGGGGGACAACGACAAAGAATCGCCCTTGCTAGAGCCTTAGTCAGAAATCCCGCTATTTTGATTTTAGATGAAGCCACATCCGCCCTTGACTTGGTAACAGAAGCGGGTATCCTCGCCACTATCGATCGCATTGCCAAAAAATGTACTGTGATTATGATTACCCACCGCATCACCCATGCCTTGCGTGCCAATCAGATTTTTGTGTTAGAAAACGGCAGCATTGTTGCATCGGGTACCCATACCGATTTGCTGGAACAAGAAGGACTCTATGCCACACTTTGGCAACAGAGTCATCACTCTCATAACGACTTGACAATGCTTGCCCATTCTTAATCACAAACTTGACCTGTACTGAATATCTTGGAGTTGAAAATAATGACTAACACAAATGAATCTAAATGGCTCATCCCCTCTTCTAGTCGCCTTGCCTCAAAATCTCTTGAAGAAGAGAAAGCGATGTGGGATGAAACCCACAAAGATTATGCTGGCAAGGTTTTCAGCTTGACACAAGACCCTGACCTTTGCAAAGCCCTGATCCGTCCTTACAATCAATCTTCCTGCTTTGATATTCCCAATTCTCCAGACATCCAAGTTCTGATTCCTAGCTGTGGCTCGGAAATTCATCTTCAGAAGGCATTACTAGAGTTTTGTCCGCAAATTGGCAAAATTTACTGCACAGATTTTTCCCAAACCGGAATTGAAAAAGCACGGGAAAATTGGCAAAAAGCAGATGGAGATTCCCGGCTTAACAGCCAACAATTAGTTTTTGAGAAAGTTGATTCTACCAAAATAATAGAAGAAAGACCCGATTGGAAAGAAAAATTTGATTATGTCCTAGCGGTTGCTGCAGTTGTCTCCAGTGAGGATGAAATCAATCGCCAGATGATACACGAATTTTCTAAAGTTCTCAAACCAGGTGGTAAGCTCTACGGCTTTTTTCCTACCATCTTTTGTCCTTTAGAAATTGCCCATTTAAGTAAACCCCACGCTTATTGGGTAACAGAAGGGCTAGTCAATGTACCGCACAACACGCTTCACGGGCGGGATTGGCATTATTCACAGATAAATTATACGCCCTTGCGCTTGAATCGCATCTTTAAAGAAGTGGGTTTTAAACGGCTAAATTTTGAGATTTATTTTTTGGATTCGGAAATTTTAGCTAACGTTCTGAAAGAGGATATCGAGCATGACGATCCCGATATCTATCTCTGGACTCTTCTCGTCCGGTATGAGAAATAGGACTTAGGCATTTGGGCGAAGCATCTCGCTCGATGCTTCGTTTCACTAACCATGACACATAGGCTTTGCGTAAGTAGGGACACGGCGAAAGCCTTTGTCCCTCTTCGTGTCAACAACTAGGTTAAACCCGCAGTCCGGCAAGGGTTGAAACCCCTGCCTCAAAGCTAAAGTCCTCGCTATGAGGACTGAAAAACTCATTAGTCCTCATAGCGAGGACTTGCGCTATGAGACAGGGAATTCATTCCCTGGCGGTCTGGCGGACTGGCGACTGTCAGCGGCGAGTTGTGGTTTAGGTCAAACTCTAGAATCTGGAAATTAACAGAGGCGAGAAGTACGATCGCCCGCTTGAAGAGAAATGTATCGAAATAGAAACGCGATCGCAAATTTATTTGTTCTACCCTCCGATAACTCCCCACCTCCAGATTGTTTCCCAACTACGCTTCAACTATCAGAGTAATGTTTTCAAGTCTCACGACGCGAACCACTTCACCGGGTTGCAAAGTTATTTCTCGCACGCACTTGGCAGGCCACCAACTGCTTTGAAATCGCACACTGCCGGACTGATTCGGTTTAATTTCTTCTTCAACGATCGCTCTTTCTAAATGGCTGACAGTCATGATTACTTTCTCCTGATTGTAGGTTGGTCTGAATGTTGGAATGCTATAAACTTATAGCTCGACTCCCTAACCCATTGATTTATAACGATGCTTCAACTATCAAAGTAATATTGTCAATTCCCACAACGCGAACCACGTCACCAGGCTCAAAAGTCAGATCTAGATCGCACTTCGCCGGCCACCAACTGTTTTGGAAACGAACGCGACCGCACTCATTAGGTCGAATTTCTTCATCCACGATCGCTTTTTCGGAATTGTCAAAATTCATGATTGCTCACTCCCGATTGTAGATTTGGCTTAACTTTCAGAATCGATCGCAAACGAGGCTGCAACGATCAAAGTAATATTGTCAATCCCCACAACGCGAACCACCTCACCG of Oscillatoria nigro-viridis PCC 7112 contains these proteins:
- a CDS encoding beta/gamma crystallin-related protein, with the protein product MAKAKLYTDINYQGRTVDVTSDITDFTTIDFNDKLSSIIVESGTFTLYSDVFFQGRSVTICSKGGPSSDGKYPSDIFLGGLNDYFSSIRVNSDEPK
- a CDS encoding ABC transporter ATP-binding protein: MQQIIWFIKTISKYLGSYRWQFILMFGCLIFDAAFDSVLRVSLKFIVDAAIIPQNYKLLVLIISLFGVGAILYTVIGLLGNFLGARLGIVIINNIRRSLFEHLQNLSMEFFGRRSAGDIVKCLISDVQQVENGLITMGLTVVVLEISSILFTTIFMFSLNWQLATLTCIGLTICIIAPAPIAQMATSQGYHVLQKEGEIASIVEENILSQSVVKLFGMERRATQDFAADLNDLQRVYVRATFLSYLVQKVPMILFVITQLVILSIGAVMTYRNYISVGTLVSYQVLLLGLNLNIIGFTGSLPIVIDGVAALQRINDILSETPAVRDRLDAVALPHFTQDICFDRVSFNYSAERMGVKNLSLKIRRGEYVMFVGQSGAGKSTIVNLLTRFYDPDRGRILLDKIDLRHATVRSLRSQIGLVSQEVILFNTTVRENIRMGDLEASDAQVEAAAKAAEIHDFILTLPQGYDTPVGDRGGQLSGGQRQRIALARALVRNPAILILDEATSALDLVTEAGILATIDRIAKKCTVIMITHRITHALRANQIFVLENGSIVASGTHTDLLEQEGLYATLWQQSHHSHNDLTMLAHS
- a CDS encoding class I SAM-dependent methyltransferase, encoding MTNTNESKWLIPSSSRLASKSLEEEKAMWDETHKDYAGKVFSLTQDPDLCKALIRPYNQSSCFDIPNSPDIQVLIPSCGSEIHLQKALLEFCPQIGKIYCTDFSQTGIEKARENWQKADGDSRLNSQQLVFEKVDSTKIIEERPDWKEKFDYVLAVAAVVSSEDEINRQMIHEFSKVLKPGGKLYGFFPTIFCPLEIAHLSKPHAYWVTEGLVNVPHNTLHGRDWHYSQINYTPLRLNRIFKEVGFKRLNFEIYFLDSEILANVLKEDIEHDDPDIYLWTLLVRYEK
- a CDS encoding NfeD family protein, translated to MTVSHLERAIVEEEIKPNQSGSVRFQSSWWPAKCVREITLQPGEVVRVVRLENITLIVEA
- a CDS encoding NfeD family protein encodes the protein MNFDNSEKAIVDEEIRPNECGRVRFQNSWWPAKCDLDLTFEPGDVVRVVGIDNITLIVEASL